TTATGATTATGGAGCACCTTCTAATaaattccagaagggtgtcTAGATATTTCAGAATTAATTGGAACTGTCatgtaaatgacaaatttaaacatttccgTTATCTACATGCTACAACTGTTTTTATCATTGCAAATGACAACACTTTCTCTTCATAAACCCCTTTTTATTGCCTGTTGATAAATTCATTCAATAAACGTGTGCAAGGTTTGTCATCGTGTTACTGACCACCAACACTGAAGCACACCGGACATGACTGaaatactgtggaagtgagctccGTTAATCTGATACTAGAACAAGTGCctattaattgtttatatatctaaAGGGAATATCTTCCATTTTTTCAGATATGTTGTAATCCTGCTCGTAAAATACTTTTGTTCTGCATGTGATCTGgctgaatatgaaatatatggAGAGTGCTGCCCAATGTGTTCGCCTGgtaagacattttttttgttacttttgtgactttaacattttccagtatcatacacaaatatacactTTTTTGATCCTCAGATATGTGCCCAGTTAACACTCACCCATTTATTTTTCGTTAGGAACTCGTGTTTACGGACACTGTACGATGTACACCAGTACATCTTGTGTTCCATGTGATGGATTCACTTTCACTGATAAACCAAATGGTCTCAGTGACTGCATACCATGTACAATGTGTGaccaaggtaaaaaaaaaaaattacaggacaTTTTATACATTAACTTACACTGCAGTACAATAGAGTCATTGTCATGTCCAGGATGAAcccttagccttgcaccctgtggaAAAAGGATAAACTCTAGTTAATTCTAAAGAATGGATGTAAGTCACACTACAGTTCATTCTGTTCATTCTCAATTTTCAAACAGGTCTTGGTTTAAAGACGGTGAAGGAGTGTACAGCCTCTTCAgacacagtgtgtggagcccTGGAAGGGAACTATTGTACTGATCCTTATGagggaggatgtagagcagcaaaggaacacacaacctgcaaacctggAGACTTCATCAAACACCCTGGTCAGAATGaactttttatgttttgatATTAAATACTAACCCTTATTTCCACGAGGTCTACCGGTGTTTAGGAAAATACCGTCAGCACTTGTCCTTAACAAGCGCAGACAGTTTCCAGCTTATATAATATGCGACTTCcagaaatgtttacagaatAAGAATGTCATCATCAGAAATTCTACAGAAAATATGCGACACTGTTTACACGGTGCCACCTTGCAGCGATGCGGATGACATGCAATACGATCGCTTGCTGGCCGTCTGTGCCGTCCTCTGGTCTTCCGTCACGTTTTGTTCTTGCTCCCTGATTGGTTATACAGCAATTCCTTTTGTACACtgcaatgtactgtattttaaaatatttatggtgcatttttacttgtttcttTAGTActacatatttataatatatttatagagTACAGTGtactataaatactgtagcGGGTGGAGGTTTGGGCTCTGATGGGGTGaggaaaaatgcacagaagCCACAAATAACTGAAGGTTTACTGGAACACCATAACCCATCAACAATTATCTGCAATATAGaagaaagtacattttttttactggtcagaatggaacaaaaacataattaagaaaaattaataaacactaatgtgtacagtaaattaacctacactacactaaactaacatttaataataataataataataataataataataaacacagagggggtgccttgtgacggactggcgtcccgtcctaggtgtgtcccctccccctccagccttacgccctgtgttgccgggttaggctccggttcaccgcaaacccatgggacaagcggtttcagacaatgtgtgtgtgtgtgtgtgtgtggaatggcTACAGGCTGGACTCCATGCAAGCCTTCCGTGAGGCTTAAAGTGCATATaaaggttttaaaatgtttaatatcgTCCTTCCTctcaagaaaaatattaaagtctCCTCCTATTATCAGATATCTTTCAGTCACGCAATAAGTGATCAAGTCATCTAACAGAGCGATGCAGGATCTGACCTTCATCGGAGTCATAGACACACAGAATGCATATGTGCCGACTTCTCCACATGACGTCCGCTCCCAAAACCCGGCCAGAATGAACAGTAAAAGGCCTTACCTTCTCAAAAGCACGGTCCTCAAAAACAATCCCCACACTCATAGAGTGGATGCCACCTATGCTCCGCTTACTTCCTCCATTTGCTAGAGAAGAGAGTCACATCCTATTTGGTTACattaaaagagtaaaaaaaggtaaaacgctaaaataagaataaacctGTCCATAATTATTCAGTCTATGAAAACCTCCTCCCCGGAGGAAACAGCCCCCGCTGCCCCACTAGAGTCCCCCTCTGGCAGATATGTCTCTGAGTTCGGCGTCGCCCAAACACCTTCATACGATGACCACCGGCTCGAGACATCAACAGGGAACTCCGTAGGGTCCACGTAGTTTCCATCTCTTCCGCAGAAGTAATGTCTTCTTAACAATAGAAGAAAGTAATACTCTCAGTCTGAGCAATTCCCTTCTCCTCAGTGGCCAACACCTCAAGTCAGCCTTCTTTCTACACCACTCAATAGGTTCTCACCCCTTCATAGTTTCCGCTGTGGTTGCACTATTTAAATTTCCCAGCAACCCTTGTTCACATCAACCATTTACACCCCATCCCCTTTCCTCCCCCTATGGGGCAGAACTTACCAGTAGTGTGGGTTGCTATAAAACTGTTCCtatcaaaaaaaattttgtgacaattgcatattttttatttctttcttcattaCTAACTGTATGTAAAacatatattcatattaatgagaattaaatttttaaatattgtatttttatattttacactaTACACTATTACATAACATTAATGCTGTACTTATTTGATGCATGTTTCATATTAAACTG
Above is a genomic segment from Scleropages formosus chromosome 2, fSclFor1.1, whole genome shotgun sequence containing:
- the LOC114909860 gene encoding tumor necrosis factor receptor superfamily member 14-like, with the protein product MEPTLLHIWDKNKPLRYVVILLVKYFCSACDLAEYEIYGECCPMCSPGTRVYGHCTMYTSTSCVPCDGFTFTDKPNGLSDCIPCTMCDQGLGLKTVKECTASSDTVCGALEGNYCTDPYEGGCRAAKEHTTCKPGDFIKHPGTLSSDTVCDSCPENSYSNGSSEFCKKHTNCETKGLPTVKPGDSVSDSKCGEKNSGHLIAVIIGPIIAAVLTTATVAIFIF